One genomic window of Motacilla alba alba isolate MOTALB_02 chromosome 3, Motacilla_alba_V1.0_pri, whole genome shotgun sequence includes the following:
- the KAT14 gene encoding cysteine-rich protein 2-binding protein isoform X1, whose amino-acid sequence MANNVHMSGLLSRHDDEATRTSTSEGLEEGEVEGETLLIVESEDQASVDLSHDQSGDSLNSDEGEASWMEEMSYYCEKCQKWIPASQLREQLSYLKGDNFFRFTCSDCSEDGKEQFERLRLTWQQVVMLAMYNLSLEGTGRQGYFRWKEDICAFIEKHWTFLLGNRKKTSTWWSTVAGCLSVGSPLFFRSGAQEFGEPGWWKLVHNKPPTLKPEGEKLSASALKAKAASKPPLDPIITVEGLRKRVSRNPVESAMELKEKRSRTQEAKDIRRAQKEAAGFLDRSTSSTPVKFSSRCRRPDIVLEKGEVIDFSSLSSSDRTPLTSPSPSPSLDFSAPGTPASHSATPSLLSEADLIPDVMPPQALFHDDEEMEGDGVIDPGIEYVPPPSGTAGAGTMIASRKKVKTAEQIKQEVESEEEKTERMEGDSEDPEESNTPLQVRGRDKGKSQLEKDAKPRVPKHTSVSIYEEKLLLKRLEACPNALSMTPEARRLRRKLLVRQAKRERGLPLFDLDQVVNAALLLVDGIYGAKESGVSRSPVGQATYRTTSQDFRILDRYQTMLPATKGFRQQTSKFLYRLVGSEDLLTDHSIVSPYTSRVLKPYIRRDYETKPPKLRLLAEIRANPHRNDLNWKAEPEAPIDYCYVRPNHIPTINSMCHEFFWPGIDLSECLQYPDFSVVVLYKKVIIAFGFMVPDVKYNEAYISFLLVHPEWRRAGIATFMIYHLIQTCMGKDVTLHVSASNPAMLLYQKFGFKTEEYILDFYDKYYPLDSKECKHAFFLRLRR is encoded by the exons ATGGCCAACAACGTCCACATGAGTGGGCTGCTCAGCCGCCACGACGATGAAGCCACCAGGACCTCCACCTCGGAGGGCCTGGAGGAGGGCGAGGTGGAAGGGGAGACTCTCCTGATCGTGGAGTCCGAGGACCAGGCTTCCGTGGATTTATCGCACGACCAGAGCGGGGACTCCCTGAACAGCGACGAGGGTGAAGCGTCCTGGATGGAGGAGATGTCCTATTACTGTGAGAAGTGCCAGAAGTGGATCCCAGCAA GTCAACTGAGAGAACAGCTCAGCTACCTCAAAGGAGATAACTTTTTCAGATTTACTTGCTCTGATTGCTCAGAAGATGGGAAGGAGCAATTTGAACGTCTGAGGTTAACATGGCAACAA GTTGTCATGTTGGCAATGTACAACTTGTCTCTGGAAGGAACGGGCCGTCAGGGGTACTTCAGATGGAAAGAAGACATTTGTGCTTTTATTGAGAAACACTGGACTTTCTTATTAGGGAACAG GAAAAAGACCTCAACATGGTGGAGCACAGTTGCTGGCTGTCTCTCTGTGGGGAGCCCCTTGTTTTTCCGCTCGGGGGCACAGGAATTTGGAGAACCGGGATGGTGGAAGCTGGTTCATAACAAACCCCCAACACTGAAACCTGAAGGAGAGAAGCTGTCGGCATCTGCACTGAAGGCAAAAG CAGCTTCCAAGCCCCCGCTGGATCCCATCATTACCGTGGAAGGCCTTCGGAAGCGGGTGAGCCGCAATCCAGTCGAGTCAGCCatggagctgaaggagaagaggtCCCGCACTCAGGAAGCCAAGGACATTCGGAGAGCCCAGAAGGAGGCGGCCGGCTTCCTGGACCGCAGCACTTCCTCCACTCCCGTCAAGTTCAGCAGCCGCTGCCGCCGGCCCGACATCGtcctggagaaaggagaggtCATCGACTTCTCCTCCCTGAGCTCGTCTGACCGCACGCCTCTGACCAGCCCCTCTCCGTCCCCATCCCTGGACTTCTCTGCTCCCGGCACGCCCGCCTCGCACTCGGCCACTCCCAGCCTGCTCTCCGAAGCAGATCTCATCCCGGATGTCATGCCGCCACAGGCGCTCTTCCATG ATGATGAGGAGATGGAAGGAGATGGAGTCATAGACCCAGGAATAGAGTATGTGCCCCCTCCCAGTGGGACAGCTGGTGCTGGCACCATGAtagcaagcaggaaaaaagtgaaGACAGCTGAGCAGATCAAGCAAGAGGTGGAgagtgaagaagagaaaacagaacgGATGGAAGGTGACAGTGAAGATCCTGAAGAGTCAAACACACCCTTGCAGGTGAGAGGACGAGACAAGGGCAAGTCACAGCTGGAGAAGGATGCTAAACCCAGAGTTCCCAAGCACACCTCAGTTAGCATCtatgaggagaagctgctgctgaagagacTGGAAGCCTGTCCCAATGCTTTGAGCATGACCCCAGAGGCCCGGAGGCTGAGGCGCAAGCTGCTGGTCAGGCAGGCCAAGAGGGAGAGAGGACTCCCACTCTTTGACTTGGACCAGGTTGTGAATGCTGCACTGCTCCTGGTTGATGGGATTTATGGAGCCAAAGAAAGTGGTGTCTCCAGGTCCCCAGTAGGGCAAGCAACATACAGAACTACTAGCCAGGACTTCAGGATCTTGGACAGATACCAG ACAATGCTGCCCGCCACGAAGGGATTCCGCCAGCAGACAAGCAAGTTTCTGTACCGCCTGGTAGGCTCTGAAGACCTGCTGACAGACCACAGTATTGTCAGCCCTTACACCTCCCGTGTCCTTAAACCCTACATCAG ACGTGATTATGAGACAAAGCCTCCAAAACTCAGGCTGCTGGCAGAAATCCGGGCGAATCCACACAGGAATGATCTCAACTGGAAGGCTGAGCCAGAAGCACCCATTGATTACTGCTACGTTCGCCCTAATCACATCCCCACTATAAACTCCATGTGCCACGAATTCTTCTGGCCTG GAATCGACTTGTCAGAGTGCCTGCAGTATCCAGACTTCAGTGTTGTTGTCCTTTACAAGAAAGTTATCATTGCCTTTGGCTTTATGGTGCCAGACGTGAAGTACAACGAAGCTTACATCTCTTTTCTCTTGGTGCACCCTGAGTGGAGAAGAGCTGGGATTGCAACCTTCATGATTTACCATCTTATCCAG ACCTGCATGGGCAAGGACGTCACCCTTCACGTCTCTGCAAGCAACCCTGCTATGCTGCTCTACCAGAAGTTTGGATTTAAGACCGAGGAGTACATTTTGGATTTTTATGACAAGTATTACCCCTTGGACAGCAAGGAGTGCAAGCACGCCTTCTTCCTCAGGCTGCGGCGCTGA
- the KAT14 gene encoding cysteine-rich protein 2-binding protein isoform X2, which translates to MANNVHMSGLLSRHDDEATRTSTSEGLEEGEVEGETLLIVESEDQASVDLSHDQSGDSLNSDEGEASWMEEMSYYCEKCQKWIPASQLREQLSYLKGDNFFRFTCSDCSEDGKEQFERLRLTWQQVVMLAMYNLSLEGTGRQGYFRWKEDICAFIEKHWTFLLGNRKKTSTWWSTVAGCLSVGSPLFFRSGAQEFGEPGWWKLVHNKPPTLKPEGEKLSASALKAKASKPPLDPIITVEGLRKRVSRNPVESAMELKEKRSRTQEAKDIRRAQKEAAGFLDRSTSSTPVKFSSRCRRPDIVLEKGEVIDFSSLSSSDRTPLTSPSPSPSLDFSAPGTPASHSATPSLLSEADLIPDVMPPQALFHDDEEMEGDGVIDPGIEYVPPPSGTAGAGTMIASRKKVKTAEQIKQEVESEEEKTERMEGDSEDPEESNTPLQVRGRDKGKSQLEKDAKPRVPKHTSVSIYEEKLLLKRLEACPNALSMTPEARRLRRKLLVRQAKRERGLPLFDLDQVVNAALLLVDGIYGAKESGVSRSPVGQATYRTTSQDFRILDRYQTMLPATKGFRQQTSKFLYRLVGSEDLLTDHSIVSPYTSRVLKPYIRRDYETKPPKLRLLAEIRANPHRNDLNWKAEPEAPIDYCYVRPNHIPTINSMCHEFFWPGIDLSECLQYPDFSVVVLYKKVIIAFGFMVPDVKYNEAYISFLLVHPEWRRAGIATFMIYHLIQTCMGKDVTLHVSASNPAMLLYQKFGFKTEEYILDFYDKYYPLDSKECKHAFFLRLRR; encoded by the exons ATGGCCAACAACGTCCACATGAGTGGGCTGCTCAGCCGCCACGACGATGAAGCCACCAGGACCTCCACCTCGGAGGGCCTGGAGGAGGGCGAGGTGGAAGGGGAGACTCTCCTGATCGTGGAGTCCGAGGACCAGGCTTCCGTGGATTTATCGCACGACCAGAGCGGGGACTCCCTGAACAGCGACGAGGGTGAAGCGTCCTGGATGGAGGAGATGTCCTATTACTGTGAGAAGTGCCAGAAGTGGATCCCAGCAA GTCAACTGAGAGAACAGCTCAGCTACCTCAAAGGAGATAACTTTTTCAGATTTACTTGCTCTGATTGCTCAGAAGATGGGAAGGAGCAATTTGAACGTCTGAGGTTAACATGGCAACAA GTTGTCATGTTGGCAATGTACAACTTGTCTCTGGAAGGAACGGGCCGTCAGGGGTACTTCAGATGGAAAGAAGACATTTGTGCTTTTATTGAGAAACACTGGACTTTCTTATTAGGGAACAG GAAAAAGACCTCAACATGGTGGAGCACAGTTGCTGGCTGTCTCTCTGTGGGGAGCCCCTTGTTTTTCCGCTCGGGGGCACAGGAATTTGGAGAACCGGGATGGTGGAAGCTGGTTCATAACAAACCCCCAACACTGAAACCTGAAGGAGAGAAGCTGTCGGCATCTGCACTGAAGGCAAAAG CTTCCAAGCCCCCGCTGGATCCCATCATTACCGTGGAAGGCCTTCGGAAGCGGGTGAGCCGCAATCCAGTCGAGTCAGCCatggagctgaaggagaagaggtCCCGCACTCAGGAAGCCAAGGACATTCGGAGAGCCCAGAAGGAGGCGGCCGGCTTCCTGGACCGCAGCACTTCCTCCACTCCCGTCAAGTTCAGCAGCCGCTGCCGCCGGCCCGACATCGtcctggagaaaggagaggtCATCGACTTCTCCTCCCTGAGCTCGTCTGACCGCACGCCTCTGACCAGCCCCTCTCCGTCCCCATCCCTGGACTTCTCTGCTCCCGGCACGCCCGCCTCGCACTCGGCCACTCCCAGCCTGCTCTCCGAAGCAGATCTCATCCCGGATGTCATGCCGCCACAGGCGCTCTTCCATG ATGATGAGGAGATGGAAGGAGATGGAGTCATAGACCCAGGAATAGAGTATGTGCCCCCTCCCAGTGGGACAGCTGGTGCTGGCACCATGAtagcaagcaggaaaaaagtgaaGACAGCTGAGCAGATCAAGCAAGAGGTGGAgagtgaagaagagaaaacagaacgGATGGAAGGTGACAGTGAAGATCCTGAAGAGTCAAACACACCCTTGCAGGTGAGAGGACGAGACAAGGGCAAGTCACAGCTGGAGAAGGATGCTAAACCCAGAGTTCCCAAGCACACCTCAGTTAGCATCtatgaggagaagctgctgctgaagagacTGGAAGCCTGTCCCAATGCTTTGAGCATGACCCCAGAGGCCCGGAGGCTGAGGCGCAAGCTGCTGGTCAGGCAGGCCAAGAGGGAGAGAGGACTCCCACTCTTTGACTTGGACCAGGTTGTGAATGCTGCACTGCTCCTGGTTGATGGGATTTATGGAGCCAAAGAAAGTGGTGTCTCCAGGTCCCCAGTAGGGCAAGCAACATACAGAACTACTAGCCAGGACTTCAGGATCTTGGACAGATACCAG ACAATGCTGCCCGCCACGAAGGGATTCCGCCAGCAGACAAGCAAGTTTCTGTACCGCCTGGTAGGCTCTGAAGACCTGCTGACAGACCACAGTATTGTCAGCCCTTACACCTCCCGTGTCCTTAAACCCTACATCAG ACGTGATTATGAGACAAAGCCTCCAAAACTCAGGCTGCTGGCAGAAATCCGGGCGAATCCACACAGGAATGATCTCAACTGGAAGGCTGAGCCAGAAGCACCCATTGATTACTGCTACGTTCGCCCTAATCACATCCCCACTATAAACTCCATGTGCCACGAATTCTTCTGGCCTG GAATCGACTTGTCAGAGTGCCTGCAGTATCCAGACTTCAGTGTTGTTGTCCTTTACAAGAAAGTTATCATTGCCTTTGGCTTTATGGTGCCAGACGTGAAGTACAACGAAGCTTACATCTCTTTTCTCTTGGTGCACCCTGAGTGGAGAAGAGCTGGGATTGCAACCTTCATGATTTACCATCTTATCCAG ACCTGCATGGGCAAGGACGTCACCCTTCACGTCTCTGCAAGCAACCCTGCTATGCTGCTCTACCAGAAGTTTGGATTTAAGACCGAGGAGTACATTTTGGATTTTTATGACAAGTATTACCCCTTGGACAGCAAGGAGTGCAAGCACGCCTTCTTCCTCAGGCTGCGGCGCTGA
- the LOC119699482 gene encoding baculoviral IAP repeat-containing protein 5-like: MAGRELLPEVWRLYFDSVRAATFHNWPFTEGCACTPERMAAAGFVHRPSENSPDVAQCFYCLKELEGWEPDDDPLEEHKKHTAACGFLSLQKEPPNLTVQEFLKLEKMRTRKALKKEVSQKMTKVEDKAKIQRCSIKNLA; the protein is encoded by the exons ATGGCGGgccgggagctgctgcccgAGGTGTGGCGCCTCTACTTCGACTCCGTCCGCGCCGCCACCTTCCACAACTGGCCCTTCACCGAGGGCTGCGCCTGCACGCCCGAGCGG atggcggcggcgggctTCGTGCACAGACCCAGCGAGAACAGCCCCGACGTGGCGCAGTGCTTCTACTGCCTCAAGGagctggagggctgggagccCGACGACGACCCCCT GGAGGAGCACAAAAAACACACTGCGGcctgtggttttctttctcttcagaaagAACCACCTAACCTGACGGTGCAGGAGTTCCTGAAGCTGGAAAAAATGAGAACGAGAAAGGCACTT aaaaaagaGGTTTCTCAGAAGATGACCAAGGTTGAAGATAAAGCCAAGATCCAGCGCTGTAGTATAAAGAATCTGGCCTAG
- the LOC119699483 gene encoding protein PET117 homolog, mitochondrial: MSRGSRLALAVSALLSAAIVAAVHIQQRRDLERLRSGVVRDLERQNQKKENVRLLEEQIALTKQLIEERDKALMEKRSQQP; encoded by the exons aTGTCGCGGGGCTCCCGCCTGGCGCTGGCCGTCTCCGCGCTGCTCTCCGCCGCCATCGTGGCGGCCGTGCACATCCAGCAGCGCCGGGACCTGGAG AGGCTGCGAAGTGGCGTTGTCAGAGATCTCGAGCGTCAGAATCAGAAAAAGGAGAACGTTCGCCTGTTGGAAGAGCAGATTGCCCTGACAAAGCAGCTCATTGAAGAGAGAGACAAGGCGCTAATGGAAAAACGTTCCCAGCAGCCCTAG